A stretch of the Geovibrio thiophilus genome encodes the following:
- a CDS encoding lipopolysaccharide kinase InaA family protein: protein MTYFRYETADAPNGSEELLLNIKNLFEQNFRVLQKARNEIRVIRYQGRDLVLKSFKVPSPVNRFAYSFLRDSKAKRSFTNAVTLKSLGIPTPDPLGYIEFFQGRLMRESFYVSAYSDSDFTIRKVLLDKEIKDRGRLLKAFAAFTFRLHKKNILHLDYSPGNILVSRNGSGWNFELVDINRMKFRELTYEERLKNFIKLWADDDTMRTLIREYAAFSGDNPNNSVQDALKWLHNYKMRINFKKKLKKLLR from the coding sequence TTGACTTATTTCAGGTACGAGACAGCAGACGCTCCGAACGGCAGTGAAGAGCTGTTGCTCAACATCAAAAATCTGTTTGAACAAAATTTCAGAGTATTGCAGAAAGCCCGGAACGAAATCAGAGTGATCCGCTATCAAGGCAGGGATCTGGTTTTGAAATCCTTTAAGGTTCCCTCGCCCGTGAACCGCTTTGCGTATTCCTTTCTGAGGGACAGCAAGGCGAAAAGGTCTTTCACGAATGCCGTAACTTTGAAATCACTGGGCATTCCCACTCCCGATCCGCTCGGCTATATAGAGTTCTTCCAAGGCAGACTGATGCGGGAAAGCTTTTATGTCTCTGCCTATTCGGATAGCGATTTTACCATAAGGAAAGTTCTGCTGGACAAAGAAATCAAAGACCGCGGCAGACTCCTGAAAGCCTTCGCCGCCTTCACCTTCCGGCTCCATAAAAAGAACATCCTGCATCTGGATTACTCCCCGGGGAATATACTGGTCAGCAGAAACGGTTCGGGCTGGAACTTTGAACTGGTTGATATAAACCGCATGAAATTCAGGGAACTCACATATGAGGAAAGGCTGAAAAATTTTATAAAACTCTGGGCGGATGATGACACCATGCGAACACTGATCCGTGAGTACGCCGCGTTCTCGGGAGACAATCCCAATAATTCGGTGCAGGATGCCCTGAAATGGCTTCACAATTATAAAATGAGGATAAACTTCAAGAAAAAGCTGAAAAAACTATTGAGATGA
- the mnhG gene encoding monovalent cation/H(+) antiporter subunit G — MEIKLILSGIFIFVGCFFVITASIGILRLPGFYLRLHAGSKADSLGQTLVIIGLIIYEGFNILSLKMLFVIIFIYIANPTAAHAIAKAAWVEGLKPWRKRND; from the coding sequence ATGGAAATTAAACTCATATTAAGCGGTATCTTTATTTTTGTCGGCTGCTTTTTCGTCATAACCGCTTCAATAGGGATACTGAGGCTTCCGGGCTTCTACCTCAGACTTCATGCTGGCAGCAAAGCCGACTCTCTGGGGCAGACACTGGTCATCATCGGGCTGATAATTTATGAGGGCTTCAACATACTGAGCCTCAAAATGCTGTTCGTGATAATCTTCATTTACATCGCTAACCCGACGGCGGCGCACGCAATCGCAAAAGCCGCATGGGTGGAAGGGCTTAAACCGTGGAGGAAGAGAAATGATTAA
- a CDS encoding DUF4040 domain-containing protein has translation MINLMLLLFLVIIAIAAIQAKDILNSIMYLGVYSLFMALVWTELNAVDVAFTEAAVGAGVSGVFMIGALTRMNRFESSRERTGSSKYMPVFIVAVTAVMLFYATVDMPAYNNPEAPINKHVAPYYIENSEHETGSVNIVTSVLASYRGYDTLGETSVVFTAAISVILLLRRRDENER, from the coding sequence ATGATTAACCTTATGCTGCTTCTCTTTCTTGTGATAATTGCCATAGCGGCAATTCAGGCGAAGGACATACTCAACTCCATAATGTATCTTGGGGTTTACAGCCTGTTCATGGCGCTTGTGTGGACAGAGCTTAACGCGGTCGATGTTGCCTTTACCGAAGCGGCGGTGGGTGCGGGAGTATCCGGAGTTTTCATGATTGGCGCGCTCACACGTATGAACCGCTTTGAATCATCCAGAGAAAGAACAGGCTCGTCAAAATACATGCCTGTTTTCATCGTAGCGGTCACAGCGGTCATGCTTTTCTACGCAACAGTCGACATGCCCGCCTACAATAACCCCGAAGCACCCATAAACAAGCATGTTGCGCCTTACTACATCGAAAATTCGGAGCATGAGACTGGCTCCGTCAACATAGTTACATCCGTTCTCGCCAGCTACAGAGGGTATGACACCCTCGGGGAAACATCGGTGGTGTTTACTGCGGCTATTTCCGTGATTCTGCTTTTGAGAAGGAGGGATGAAAATGAAAGATGA
- a CDS encoding Na(+)/H(+) antiporter subunit B: protein MKDDVILRTVARCMVPFILLFAFYVQAHGEISPGGGFQAGVIFASAFILIALAVGKEKAREKFKKKISDITCSIGLMIYAGIGFITLLFGGLFLEYGKLPFGSAEKGNHLGMIGIELGVGIAVASVMVTIFFEIAGKEND from the coding sequence ATGAAAGATGATGTAATCCTGCGCACAGTAGCCAGATGTATGGTTCCGTTTATCCTCCTGTTCGCCTTCTATGTTCAGGCGCACGGTGAAATCAGCCCGGGCGGCGGCTTTCAGGCGGGAGTTATCTTCGCCTCCGCCTTCATCCTCATAGCTCTTGCTGTGGGCAAGGAAAAAGCGAGAGAAAAGTTTAAGAAGAAAATAAGCGACATCACCTGCTCCATAGGGCTCATGATATACGCCGGAATAGGGTTTATCACCCTTCTCTTCGGCGGTTTGTTTCTGGAATACGGAAAGCTTCCCTTCGGTTCCGCCGAAAAAGGGAACCACCTCGGCATGATAGGCATAGAGCTTGGCGTGGGTATAGCCGTTGCTTCGGTTATGGTCACGATATTCTTTGAGATCGCGGGGAAGGAAAATGATTGA
- a CDS encoding FeoB-associated Cys-rich membrane protein, with protein sequence MTEKLILLAILAGAVYVLYYKFFKSKGCGCGDGKSCCGGSKHEQ encoded by the coding sequence ATGACTGAAAAGCTTATTCTGCTCGCCATATTGGCAGGCGCCGTGTACGTTCTTTACTACAAATTTTTTAAAAGCAAGGGTTGCGGCTGCGGCGATGGTAAAAGCTGCTGCGGCGGAAGCAAGCACGAGCAGTAG
- a CDS encoding cation:proton antiporter subunit C, which translates to MIDFIAAKYNYLIVVCLMMIGFYAVIAKHNLMKKIIGLSIFQTSVFLFYISMAKVKDGTAPIIWEGAVRYDNPLPHVLILTAIVVSVSTAAVAIALMIRIYKAYGTIEDDKIREIEAGDSGGSACR; encoded by the coding sequence ATGATTGATTTTATTGCCGCCAAATACAATTACCTTATTGTGGTGTGTCTGATGATGATAGGCTTTTACGCCGTTATCGCCAAGCATAACCTGATGAAAAAAATTATTGGCTTAAGTATATTCCAGACATCCGTCTTCCTTTTTTATATATCAATGGCTAAGGTCAAGGACGGTACTGCGCCGATTATCTGGGAAGGAGCAGTCAGGTATGACAACCCTCTTCCCCACGTTCTGATACTCACGGCGATAGTTGTTTCCGTGAGCACAGCCGCAGTCGCCATAGCGCTGATGATCCGGATTTATAAAGCGTATGGAACAATAGAGGACGACAAAATAAGGGAAATCGAAGCCGGAGATTCCGGCGGGAGCGCATGCCGATGA
- the def gene encoding peptide deformylase yields MHEHIGIALRGEKVLSLRAEAAEDPSGPLIRQLAKDMLIAMKTHGGVGIAAPQIRVSKRVLIIHSKPNERYPDAPEMEPVIMVNPEIISYSECFDSMWEGCLSVPGLRGLVPRQTGVSVRYHDLTGKEQEACLQGFPARIFQHEFDHLEGILFPLRVADCSDIYSENEYRRRIQGLHD; encoded by the coding sequence ATGCACGAACATATAGGTATAGCCCTCAGAGGGGAAAAGGTTCTCTCTCTAAGGGCTGAGGCGGCGGAGGATCCTTCCGGACCGCTGATAAGGCAGCTCGCCAAAGATATGCTCATCGCTATGAAAACCCACGGAGGCGTCGGTATCGCAGCGCCTCAGATAAGGGTTTCCAAGCGTGTCCTCATAATCCACTCCAAACCGAACGAACGCTATCCCGATGCGCCTGAGATGGAGCCTGTTATAATGGTGAACCCTGAGATAATCTCATATTCCGAATGCTTTGACTCCATGTGGGAAGGATGCCTGAGTGTGCCCGGACTCAGAGGACTTGTACCACGACAGACCGGCGTCAGCGTGCGGTACCATGATCTCACGGGGAAAGAGCAGGAAGCCTGTCTTCAGGGTTTTCCCGCAAGAATTTTTCAGCACGAGTTTGACCATCTGGAAGGAATACTCTTCCCTCTGCGGGTGGCTGACTGCTCGGACATTTATTCCGAAAACGAGTACAGAAGAAGGATTCAGGGTCTGCATGATTGA
- a CDS encoding monovalent cation/H+ antiporter complex subunit F, with product MFETAAVIILLSVFISGARLLKGPTVFDRILAANLIGTKAIILILLLGYIYGRPHFSDLALVYALINFIATIALLRFMERGRLD from the coding sequence ATGTTTGAAACCGCAGCGGTAATCATTCTTTTATCTGTGTTTATCTCCGGAGCCAGACTGCTCAAAGGACCTACGGTCTTTGACAGGATTCTGGCGGCGAATCTGATAGGCACTAAAGCCATCATCCTTATCCTGCTTCTAGGATACATTTACGGCAGACCCCATTTCTCGGATCTCGCCCTTGTCTACGCGCTGATTAACTTCATTGCCACTATAGCCCTCCTCCGCTTCATGGAGAGAGGCAGGCTGGACTAG
- a CDS encoding methyltransferase domain-containing protein, which translates to MKIHIKRFFDKAADCYDSSADIQKIAASKLIDLTEAVAPQTAIEIGTGSGIFTEMFLAKCRPEKFIGLDIAYSMSKASASFSGLFIQADGERLPFGKECADVLVSSSVLQWFQQPEVSVPAALETLKKDGRFYFSVFCDGTFTEMAVLNRITGFGSVYPLKTAEFYDDLFGRINGITHRLEIHDYVLRFPDVKEFLKKQKATGARFTGRTAAAGKDSYRRFCELYESFFGDGETVPVTYRIAYITGKRTHA; encoded by the coding sequence ATGAAAATACACATAAAAAGATTCTTTGACAAAGCGGCGGACTGCTATGATTCCTCTGCGGACATACAGAAAATCGCCGCGTCAAAGCTGATTGACCTCACGGAAGCCGTGGCACCGCAAACTGCAATTGAGATAGGCACCGGCAGCGGCATATTCACTGAAATGTTCCTCGCAAAATGCAGACCGGAAAAATTCATCGGTCTTGATATAGCATATTCCATGTCCAAGGCTTCCGCTTCCTTTTCCGGTCTTTTCATTCAGGCGGACGGGGAAAGGCTTCCGTTCGGGAAGGAATGCGCCGATGTACTGGTAAGTTCTTCCGTTCTGCAATGGTTTCAGCAGCCGGAGGTTTCCGTTCCAGCCGCTCTGGAGACCCTCAAAAAGGACGGCAGATTTTATTTTTCCGTATTCTGCGACGGAACCTTCACTGAAATGGCAGTTCTCAACAGGATAACAGGCTTCGGCAGCGTTTATCCGCTGAAAACTGCGGAATTTTATGATGATCTGTTCGGGCGCATAAACGGAATAACCCACAGGCTGGAAATACACGACTATGTCCTCAGGTTTCCTGATGTAAAAGAATTTCTGAAGAAGCAAAAAGCCACCGGAGCAAGGTTCACAGGCAGAACCGCCGCCGCGGGCAAGGATTCATACCGCCGTTTCTGTGAACTTTACGAATCTTTCTTCGGTGACGGAGAAACGGTCCCTGTCACATACCGCATCGCCTACATAACGGGAAAACGAACCCACGCTTAG
- a CDS encoding Na+/H+ antiporter subunit E → MTFIFTFLVLFIFWFMLSGEFGGLLVAFAVIFSLIAAYLSHDFFLRGLRKDHIRIVKEILLYLPWLMKETVIANLQVVKIILSPSLPIDPQIVEFKSDLKSDLGLTILANSITITPGTVTLDIKDDNVFVVHALTPEHANGLLSREMERRVLKIEGNGNV, encoded by the coding sequence ATGACATTCATATTCACATTTCTGGTGCTTTTCATCTTCTGGTTCATGTTATCAGGAGAATTCGGCGGACTTCTGGTGGCTTTCGCTGTCATTTTCAGCTTGATTGCCGCGTATTTGAGCCATGATTTCTTTCTGCGCGGACTGAGGAAGGATCACATAAGGATCGTTAAGGAGATTCTCCTCTATCTTCCTTGGCTCATGAAAGAGACTGTAATAGCCAACCTTCAGGTAGTTAAAATTATCCTGAGTCCCTCACTGCCCATTGATCCGCAGATCGTGGAATTCAAGTCTGACTTGAAGAGCGATCTGGGACTGACCATTCTGGCGAACTCCATAACTATCACGCCGGGAACCGTCACGCTGGACATTAAGGATGATAATGTTTTTGTTGTTCACGCACTCACACCGGAGCACGCGAACGGTCTTTTAAGCAGAGAGATGGAACGCAGAGTGCTTAAAATCGAGGGGAACGGAAATGTTTGA